One window of the Candidatus Jettenia sp. genome contains the following:
- a CDS encoding class I SAM-dependent methyltransferase produces the protein MKDAKLTNIIPKENIYGHTKRLLWILSNIKKNDTIIELGCGTGCMITLPLAKLDYSIIGIDTDKSSIEFGQRVFSQEGTSPEILKVSNIEKLDINPDIIIASEVFEHMPDKDLGITLTKIYNKLIPRGKLLVTVPNGYGWFELESFLWFKVGIGKLLEWTQVTRVVNKIKHVIVGTDFESPYSSTLSASSHVQRFTFKSIQELLRKHHFKVVAISGSVLFAGPFSNFLFTGIRPIMQLNCALVKWFPRLASGFFVECLVDTEGSFSHSEN, from the coding sequence GTGAAAGATGCAAAACTTACAAATATTATACCTAAAGAAAATATTTATGGGCATACCAAACGTCTGTTATGGATTCTTTCAAACATCAAAAAAAATGATACAATCATCGAGTTGGGCTGCGGAACCGGGTGTATGATCACTCTTCCTCTGGCGAAGTTAGATTATTCTATCATTGGTATTGATACGGATAAATCGAGTATTGAATTTGGACAAAGGGTTTTTAGCCAGGAAGGAACCAGTCCCGAGATACTAAAAGTTTCAAACATAGAGAAGCTGGACATTAATCCAGATATTATTATTGCTTCCGAAGTATTCGAGCATATGCCAGATAAGGATTTGGGTATTACTCTTACTAAAATTTACAATAAACTTATACCCAGGGGCAAATTACTTGTCACGGTTCCTAACGGATACGGTTGGTTTGAATTAGAGAGCTTTCTTTGGTTTAAGGTTGGAATTGGCAAACTTTTGGAGTGGACACAAGTGACCCGTGTGGTCAATAAAATTAAACATGTAATAGTTGGCACTGACTTCGAATCGCCGTATTCTTCCACCCTTTCTGCTTCATCTCACGTACAACGTTTTACTTTTAAATCTATCCAGGAGTTGCTCCGGAAACATCATTTTAAAGTAGTTGCTATTTCGGGCTCTGTACTTTTCGCCGGACCCTTTAGTAATTTTTTATTTACTGGCATACGGCCAATTATGCAGTTAAATTGTGCACTGGTAAAATGGTTTCCCAGGCTGGCGTCTGGTTTT
- a CDS encoding class I SAM-dependent methyltransferase: protein MDTRTFHDPEEYKKQAQKHWMSAPCGSNYSAKELMSNEFFEEVERHRYCTHPWILENIKRFDLKGKKVLEIGFGMGTDHLSLAKQGGIMHGVDLTPRNLEIIRKRFEIYGLKSELLVSDAENLPYDDNLFDVVYSFGVIHHSPDIQRIISEIHRVLKPGGKCWITVYHKNSIFFWWSVFLIDWVFKGGFRRESLKGRLSRIEYPNDNPNIVVHLYTRKKFAAMFSIAGFHKIQSSINHLIADDIASLGKYIPRKILERLAKKFGWYVIIEAVK, encoded by the coding sequence ATGGATACGAGAACTTTTCATGATCCAGAAGAATACAAAAAACAGGCACAGAAACATTGGATGTCTGCTCCATGTGGTTCTAACTATTCTGCTAAGGAATTGATGTCTAATGAATTTTTTGAGGAAGTCGAAAGGCATCGTTACTGTACTCATCCATGGATACTTGAGAATATAAAAAGATTCGATCTGAAAGGTAAAAAAGTGTTGGAGATTGGTTTTGGTATGGGAACCGACCACCTTTCCTTAGCAAAACAAGGTGGTATTATGCACGGAGTTGACTTAACTCCACGAAATCTTGAAATTATCAGGAAAAGGTTTGAGATATATGGTCTCAAATCAGAACTTCTTGTTAGTGATGCTGAAAATTTACCCTATGATGATAATTTGTTCGACGTTGTATATTCGTTTGGAGTTATTCATCATTCACCAGATATACAACGAATAATTTCTGAAATACATCGGGTATTAAAACCAGGCGGCAAATGCTGGATAACGGTTTATCATAAAAATTCAATCTTTTTCTGGTGGTCTGTATTTCTGATAGACTGGGTTTTTAAAGGAGGGTTTCGGCGTGAAAGCTTAAAGGGACGACTGAGCAGAATTGAGTATCCAAATGACAACCCGAATATAGTAGTCCATCTTTATACAAGGAAAAAATTTGCTGCTATGTTCTCTATTGCCGGTTTTCACAAAATTCAATCATCAATAAATCATTTAATTGCTGACGATATTGCTTCCCTGGGTAAATATATACCCAGGAAGATACTCGAAAGATTAGCAAAAAAGTTTGGCTGGTATGTAATTATTGAGGCAGTTAAGTGA
- a CDS encoding oligosaccharide flippase family protein yields MRTKIYALLTVQNGSFRQTLFDLYRRSIASDFIRKVMETFATQVVQVCISLLTTVLVARALGPEGRGLYAVASAISAMGVQFGNLGLHASNTYYVAKNRELLPSLLGNTIAVSFVFGSFVIGLTWLIFSLWPTTQPVHGLLLIMALAWIPFGLAYMLMQNLLLGIHKVRAFNISEIVTKILGITLIGLIVMSGNVTVEKIFLAGFITFFFTLPWMLWCLKPYIVSFPFPSFTVFKENIFYGLKAYLGAFFAFLVLRVDLLMVKHILGAQPAGYYSIAVTMTNMLFMLPVAIGTILFPKLSSLSTELDKWVLAKKVALLVGVMMVVIAGLAALLAAPLVRLLFGMAFLPVVIPFICLLPGIVMLSINSIYMNYFASMGMPLITVYSPAIAAIFNILLNLKIIPIFGVVGASIASTVSYGFMLIASIVYIFYARRNVLS; encoded by the coding sequence ATGAGGACTAAGATATATGCCTTATTAACTGTGCAGAACGGCTCCTTCCGTCAAACATTGTTTGATCTTTACAGGAGGTCTATTGCTTCCGATTTTATCCGAAAAGTGATGGAAACCTTTGCAACTCAGGTGGTACAAGTATGTATTAGTTTACTTACTACTGTACTTGTGGCTAGGGCTCTCGGGCCTGAAGGAAGGGGGCTTTACGCTGTAGCGTCGGCCATAAGTGCTATGGGTGTGCAGTTTGGCAATTTGGGTTTGCATGCTTCGAATACGTATTATGTTGCCAAAAACCGTGAACTCCTTCCTTCACTATTAGGCAATACAATAGCAGTTAGCTTTGTATTCGGCAGTTTTGTGATAGGTCTGACGTGGCTGATATTTTCTCTATGGCCAACAACTCAACCTGTGCATGGTTTGTTACTTATAATGGCATTGGCTTGGATTCCTTTTGGTCTTGCTTACATGTTAATGCAAAATCTCCTTCTTGGTATTCATAAAGTGCGTGCTTTTAATATAAGTGAGATAGTAACAAAAATTTTAGGAATTACCTTGATTGGATTAATAGTTATGTCTGGTAATGTAACGGTAGAGAAAATATTTCTTGCTGGATTTATTACCTTTTTTTTTACTTTACCCTGGATGTTATGGTGTTTAAAACCCTATATCGTATCTTTCCCTTTCCCATCATTTACGGTCTTCAAAGAAAACATTTTTTATGGGCTGAAAGCCTATTTGGGTGCTTTTTTTGCCTTCTTAGTGTTGCGTGTAGATTTGTTGATGGTAAAACATATTTTAGGGGCACAGCCGGCTGGATACTATTCTATTGCCGTAACCATGACTAATATGTTATTTATGTTGCCTGTTGCAATCGGAACTATTTTATTTCCAAAGTTGTCATCTCTATCAACTGAACTAGACAAATGGGTTCTCGCAAAAAAAGTAGCACTGCTTGTGGGTGTCATGATGGTTGTTATAGCGGGATTAGCTGCATTGTTAGCAGCGCCACTTGTGCGACTGTTATTTGGTATGGCTTTTTTGCCTGTAGTGATACCTTTTATTTGTTTGCTGCCAGGTATTGTTATGTTATCTATCAATTCAATTTACATGAACTACTTTGCGTCTATGGGGATGCCTCTTATTACGGTATACTCTCCTGCTATAGCAGCAATATTTAATATTCTACTCAACTTAAAGATAATACCCATATTTGGCGTTGTTGGGGCATCAATCGCATCTACAGTATCATATGGATTTATGCTTATTGCAAGTATTGTATATATTTTTTATGCCAGAAGAAATGTATTATCATGA
- the asnB gene encoding asparagine synthase (glutamine-hydrolyzing): MCGIVGSFVFRNSDFIITEPYVIRMRDTMVHRGPDGAGIWISEDRKVGLGHRRLSIIDLSQAAAQPMCNENGTLWVSFNGEIYNHAEIRSELKAIGGHYWKTDHSDTEVILHAFEQWGINCLHKFRGMFAIALWDAKNRELWLIRDRIGIKPLYYSVHNNRITFASEIKSLLEDPDQKRAVHEESFYHYLSFLTTPSPQTLFDGIKKLSGGTWLKVSEDGRIQEQRYWDVWDYTKPLTNISEDEIAGMSLSELRTAVKLRKVSDVPVGIFLSGGIDSSTNAALFSEGEERTVKTFTIGYEGEYQTYQNELNYARRMADEVKAEYHERLLNVDDLMNFLPEMVYLQDEPIADPVCVPVYYVSKLARDNGIIVCQVGEGADELFCGYYGWMTALKLQRLDDLPVPRLFKKIGLSYLRLLGKDMTSYYEWLRRGAKGEPIFWGGAEAFTETQKRRLLSPRLRKKFINFSSWEALKPIRRRFEEKAWEKSHLNWMTYLDLNLRLPELLLMRVDKMTMGVSLEGRVPFLDHKFVELAMGIPEAIKTKNGTLKYILKKAVRGLIPDELIDRKKQGFGVPVYEWFFDKLGEQIRRELSDFCDQTDFLDRVEVMRMIDQGNGPQVWYLFNLALWWKEYIV, encoded by the coding sequence ATGTGTGGAATAGTAGGATCTTTCGTATTTCGAAATAGCGACTTTATTATTACAGAGCCGTATGTCATCCGTATGCGGGATACTATGGTACACAGGGGACCTGACGGTGCGGGTATATGGATTTCTGAAGACCGCAAGGTAGGACTGGGGCATCGGCGTCTTTCTATCATTGATTTATCCCAGGCTGCTGCTCAACCTATGTGCAATGAAAACGGTACCCTGTGGGTATCTTTTAATGGTGAGATATATAATCATGCAGAGATACGTTCTGAATTAAAAGCAATCGGTGGCCATTATTGGAAGACAGATCATTCTGATACCGAGGTGATACTTCATGCCTTTGAGCAATGGGGTATCAACTGTTTACATAAATTTCGTGGTATGTTTGCCATTGCCCTATGGGATGCAAAGAATCGGGAATTATGGCTAATTCGCGACCGCATCGGTATTAAACCGTTATATTACAGTGTTCACAATAACCGTATTACCTTTGCCTCCGAGATCAAGTCATTATTAGAAGACCCTGATCAGAAGCGTGCAGTACATGAGGAATCCTTCTATCATTACCTCTCTTTTTTAACTACTCCTTCTCCCCAGACCTTGTTTGATGGAATTAAGAAATTGTCTGGCGGTACATGGTTAAAGGTAAGTGAAGACGGCCGGATCCAGGAACAACGCTATTGGGATGTATGGGATTATACGAAACCCCTAACGAACATCTCTGAAGATGAGATAGCTGGTATGAGCCTCTCCGAGCTTCGTACTGCAGTAAAGTTGCGCAAAGTCAGTGATGTGCCGGTAGGTATCTTTCTCTCCGGTGGTATAGACTCCAGTACCAATGCCGCTCTGTTTTCTGAAGGAGAGGAAAGGACGGTAAAGACCTTTACCATCGGCTATGAGGGGGAATATCAGACGTATCAAAATGAACTCAATTATGCCCGCCGGATGGCCGATGAGGTAAAAGCAGAGTACCATGAGCGCTTACTGAATGTTGATGACCTTATGAACTTTCTGCCAGAGATGGTTTATCTGCAGGATGAGCCAATTGCTGATCCGGTTTGTGTGCCGGTTTATTACGTATCAAAACTAGCACGTGACAATGGCATCATCGTTTGTCAGGTTGGAGAAGGGGCTGATGAACTTTTTTGTGGTTACTACGGTTGGATGACGGCACTCAAGCTGCAGCGTCTTGATGACCTGCCAGTGCCACGATTGTTTAAGAAAATAGGACTTTCATACTTGCGCTTGCTAGGTAAGGATATGACTTCCTATTATGAATGGTTGCGTCGGGGTGCAAAAGGGGAGCCTATCTTCTGGGGTGGAGCGGAGGCATTTACCGAAACACAGAAAAGGCGACTGCTTTCTCCCCGGCTACGCAAAAAATTTATAAACTTTTCCTCATGGGAAGCCTTGAAACCAATCAGACGCCGTTTTGAAGAAAAAGCATGGGAGAAATCGCATCTCAACTGGATGACATATCTTGATCTAAATCTGCGCCTTCCTGAGCTGCTATTGATGCGGGTGGATAAGATGACTATGGGGGTAAGTCTTGAGGGGCGGGTCCCTTTCCTGGACCATAAGTTTGTAGAACTAGCTATGGGCATCCCTGAGGCAATAAAGACAAAAAACGGTACCTTAAAATATATACTCAAGAAAGCTGTGCGCGGCCTCATTCCTGATGAACTCATTGACCGTAAAAAGCAGGGATTCGGTGTGCCGGTGTATGAATGGTTTTTTGATAAGTTGGGAGAACAAATTCGCAGAGAACTAAGCGATTTTTGCGATCAGACCGACTTTCTTGACCGTGTCGAGGTAATGCGCATGATTGATCAGGGTAATGGCCCTCAGGTGTGGTATTTGTTTAATCTTGCATTGTGGTGGAAGGAATACATTGTATGA
- a CDS encoding bi-domain-containing oxidoreductase, with product MKQVLIRQGQVVVEEIPVPQVGSGTVLVQVNYSCISIGTEMSGIKASGLPLWKKALKQPENVKKVLQMVVTQGLAHTRNLVDSKLSAGQPTGYSASGIVVEVGNGIDDLRPGDRVACAGAQCAHHAEFIRVPGNLTVPVPENVDLALASTVTLGAIALQGVRRASPTLGETFVVIGLGILGQLIVQLLKANGCRVIGTDLDRERINLANKLGMDMGIHPDEGNDIEAVARFTDGIGSDGVIIAASTPSDKVISTAFQMCRKKGRVVLVGDVGLNLNRADFYQKELDFFISTSYGPGRYDFLYEEKGLDYPVPYVRWTENRNMSEYLRLISDRKVKVDPLIAATYSIEQAGEAYGSLKAEGAKPLMILLSYPKSKEDTISIRTVSNPTATPAGSHQIRIAIAGAGDFARGMHLPNLQALSGSYHIQAIMSRTGHNAVATAKQFNVNYATTDYQQILDDPEIDAVLIATRHNLHATMALKAIQSGKHVLLEKPLALTREELKEIENFYLSSTGHSLPVLMTGFNRRFSCHIRRIYEVIKNRSNPMILNYRMNAGYIPFNHWVHTEEGGGRNLGEACHIYDLFTYLTESKVTSVSAKAIKPAHNYYRCKDNFIATITFEEGSVATLTYTALGSKEYPKEQLDIFVDGKVLSLNDYKELTITGSKVKGTETKRIDKGQKDELEAFALAIQKGGEWPIPLWQQVQATNIAFLVEDEIGSCLLQG from the coding sequence ATGAAACAAGTATTAATCAGGCAGGGACAGGTTGTAGTGGAAGAGATTCCGGTACCACAAGTTGGGTCTGGAACTGTACTTGTACAGGTGAATTATTCCTGTATCTCTATCGGCACTGAAATGAGTGGCATCAAAGCAAGTGGTCTGCCACTCTGGAAGAAGGCGCTCAAACAACCTGAAAATGTAAAAAAAGTATTGCAGATGGTTGTAACACAGGGGCTTGCCCATACCCGTAACCTGGTTGATAGTAAACTCTCTGCAGGCCAGCCGACAGGGTATTCTGCTTCCGGTATTGTAGTGGAAGTAGGCAATGGAATTGATGATTTGCGGCCGGGTGACCGGGTTGCATGTGCAGGGGCTCAGTGTGCCCATCATGCGGAGTTCATCCGTGTTCCGGGAAATTTGACAGTTCCTGTACCGGAAAATGTAGATCTTGCTTTAGCGAGTACTGTTACCTTGGGAGCTATAGCCCTTCAAGGAGTACGCCGTGCCAGTCCGACATTAGGTGAAACATTCGTTGTTATTGGTTTAGGTATTTTGGGGCAACTTATTGTTCAGTTGCTCAAGGCCAATGGTTGCAGGGTTATAGGAACTGATCTCGATAGGGAACGTATTAATCTGGCTAATAAGCTTGGTATGGATATGGGGATTCATCCTGACGAAGGCAATGATATTGAAGCGGTTGCGCGTTTCACTGATGGTATCGGCTCTGATGGTGTGATTATAGCGGCCTCCACACCTTCCGATAAAGTAATTTCAACGGCTTTTCAGATGTGCCGTAAAAAGGGACGCGTTGTATTAGTTGGTGATGTAGGACTAAACCTTAATCGGGCTGATTTTTATCAAAAAGAACTAGATTTTTTCATCTCAACTTCCTATGGGCCGGGTCGCTATGATTTTCTCTATGAGGAAAAGGGTTTAGACTATCCTGTGCCTTATGTACGCTGGACTGAGAATCGCAATATGTCGGAGTATCTCAGGTTGATTTCTGATAGAAAAGTCAAGGTAGATCCTCTCATTGCTGCTACTTATTCTATAGAACAGGCTGGAGAAGCTTATGGATCTCTAAAAGCTGAAGGGGCAAAGCCCCTTATGATACTGCTTTCCTATCCAAAATCAAAAGAAGATACTATTTCCATCCGTACTGTTTCAAATCCAACAGCAACTCCTGCGGGATCTCATCAGATCCGGATAGCAATTGCAGGGGCCGGTGATTTTGCCAGAGGTATGCATCTTCCCAATCTCCAGGCGCTATCAGGTTCTTACCATATACAGGCAATTATGAGCCGGACAGGCCATAACGCAGTCGCTACTGCAAAACAGTTTAATGTCAACTATGCTACCACGGATTATCAACAGATTCTTGATGATCCGGAGATTGATGCTGTTTTAATTGCTACCCGGCATAACCTCCATGCCACAATGGCTTTGAAGGCAATCCAGTCAGGTAAGCATGTGCTGTTGGAGAAGCCATTGGCGCTCACCAGGGAAGAGCTAAAAGAAATTGAAAATTTCTATTTGTCATCTACCGGGCATTCTCTACCGGTTTTAATGACGGGTTTTAATCGCCGTTTTTCCTGCCATATCCGCCGCATCTATGAAGTAATCAAAAACCGGAGCAATCCGATGATATTGAATTACCGGATGAATGCAGGGTATATTCCTTTTAATCACTGGGTTCATACGGAAGAGGGTGGTGGCCGTAATTTAGGTGAGGCTTGCCATATTTATGATCTTTTTACCTATTTAACAGAAAGCAAAGTTACATCAGTGAGTGCAAAAGCCATCAAGCCTGCCCATAATTATTACCGTTGTAAGGATAATTTTATTGCAACAATAACCTTTGAAGAAGGTTCTGTTGCTACACTTACCTATACAGCTCTTGGAAGCAAAGAATATCCGAAAGAACAGCTTGATATTTTTGTTGATGGAAAAGTTTTATCTCTCAATGATTACAAGGAACTTACAATAACTGGCTCTAAAGTGAAAGGAACTGAAACCAAAAGAATCGATAAGGGACAGAAAGATGAGCTTGAGGCCTTTGCCCTTGCTATTCAAAAAGGAGGAGAATGGCCTATTCCTCTCTGGCAGCAGGTGCAGGCAACAAACATAGCCTTTTTGGTAGAAGATGAGATTGGAAGTTGCCTTCTGCAAGGCTAA